A region of Vitis riparia cultivar Riparia Gloire de Montpellier isolate 1030 chromosome 1, EGFV_Vit.rip_1.0, whole genome shotgun sequence DNA encodes the following proteins:
- the LOC117916460 gene encoding cullin-3A produces MGSQKKRNFQIEAFKHRVVVDPKYADKTWKILEHAIHEIYNHNASGLSFEELYRNAYNMVLHKFGEKLYSGLVSTMTSHLKDISKFIEAAQGGLFLEELNRKWADHNKALQMIRDILMYMDRTFIPSTHKTPVHELGLNLWRDNIIHSSKIQTRLLNTLLELVLRERNGEVINRGLMRNIIKMLMDLGSSVYQEDFEKPFLEVSADFYRVESQKFIECCDCADYLKKAERRLNEEMERVSQYLDAKSEVKITNVVEKEMIANHMLRLVHMENSGLVNMLLDDKYDDLGRMYNLFRRVPNGLSTIREVMTSHIRDTGKHLVTDPERLRDPVEFVQRLLDEKDKYDKIIGSSFNNDKTFQNALTSSFEYFINLNPRSPEFISLFVDDKLRKGLKGVSEEDVEIILDKVMMLFRYLQEKDVFEKYYKQHLAKRLLSGKTVSDDAERSLIVKLKTECGYQFTCKLEGMFTDMKTSQDTMQGFNSAHGADLGDGPTLAVTVLTTGSWPTQPSVTCNLPTEMLALCEKFRSYYLGTHTGRRLTWQTNMGTADIKATFAKGQKHELHVSTYQMCVLMLFNNADRLSYKEIEQATEIPASDLKRCMQSMACVKGKNVLRKEPMSKDIGEDDVFFVNDKFTNKLYKVKIGTVVAQKETEPEKQETRQRVEEDRKPQIEAAIVRIMKSRRVLDHNNLIAEVTKQLQSRFLANPVEIKKRIESLIERDFLERDNVDRKLYRYLA; encoded by the exons ATGGGCAGTCAGAAGAAGAGGAATTTTCAAATAGAGGCGTTCAAGCATCGGGTGGTGGTGGATCCCAAGTACGCCGACAAGACTTGGAAGATATTGGAGCATGCAATCCATGAGATATATAATCACAACGCTAGTGGTCTTAGTTTTGAAGAGCTTTATag GAATGCTTACAATATGGTACTGCACAAATTTGGTGAGAAGCTGTACTCAGGGCTGGTTTCAACTATGACTTCACATCTCAAAGACATATCAAAGTTTATAGAGGCTGCTCAGGGAGGTTTGTTTCTGGAGGAGCTGAATAGAAAGTGGGCAGATCATAACAAGGCATTGCAAATGATACGAGACATACTAATGTACATGGACAGGACTTTCATACCAAGTACTCATAAAACCCCTGTTCATGAGCTTGGGCTGAATCTGTGGAGGGACAACATTATCCACTCCAGCAAAATCCAAACAAGGCTACTAAATACACTCCTTGAACTAGTACTCAGAGAACGTAATGGTGAAGTCATAAACCGTGGACTGATGaggaatataattaaaatgctAATGGATTTGGGTTCTTCTGTCTATCAGGAAGACTTTGAAAAGCCTTTCCTTGAGGTTTCAGCTGATTTCTACAGGGTTGAGTCTCAGAAGTTTATTGAGTGCTGTGATTGTGCAGACTACCTGAAGAAAGCTGAGAGACGGCTAAACGAAGAAATGGAAAGGGTATCCCAGTACTTGGATGCCAAGAGTGAAGTCAAGATCACTAATGTGGTGGAGAAGGAGATGATTGCAAACCACATGCTGAGGCTAGTTCATATGGAGAACTCAGGTTTGGTAAACATGCTTCTTGATGATAAATATGATGACCTAGGAAGAATGTACAACTTGTTCCGCCGTGTTCCAAATGGCCTTTCAACAATACGAGAGGTGATGACCTCTCATATCAGGGACACTGGTAAGCATCTTGTTACTGATCCTGAAAGGTTGAGGGATCCTGTAGAATTTGTTCAACGCCTCTTGGATGAAAAAGATAAGTACGATAAAATCATAGGCTCATCATTTAACAATGACAAAACATTCCAGAATGCTTTGACTTCCTCTTTTGAATACTTCATTAATTTGAACCCTCGTTCTCCTGAGTTCATTTCATTATTTGTGGATGACAAACTCCGCAAAGGCCTGAAGGGGGTTAGTGAGGAGGATGTGGAGATTATCCTTGATAAGGTGATGATGCTGTTCCGCTACTTGCAGGAGAAAGACGTATTTGAGAAGTATTATAAACAGCATTTAGCAAAACGACTCCTGTCTGGAAAAACTGTTTCTGATGATGCAGAGAGAAGTCTGATAGTTAAGCTCAAGACAGAGTGTGGGTACCAATTTACTTGCAAATTAGAAGGCATGTTTACCGACATGAAAACCTCTCAGGATACCATGCAAGGATTTAATTCAGCCCATGGTGCTGACTTAGGAGATGGCCCTACGCTGGCTGTCACCGTTTTGACAACAGGGTCTTGGCCTACTCAGCCCAGCGTCACCTGCAACCTGCCTACTGAAATGTTGGCTCTCTGTGAGAAGTTCCGGTCATATTACCTTGGGACCCATACTGGTCGGAGATTGACCTGGCAAACTAACATGGGAACAGCTGATATAAAAGCAACTTTTGCTAAGGGCCAGAAGCATGAGCTACACGTGTCCACTTACCAAATGTGTGTTCTTATGCTGTTTAACAATGCTGATCGGCTAAGCTACAAGGAGATTGAGCAGGCAACAGAGATCCCTGCTTCAGATTTGAAGAGGTGCATGCAATCCATGGCTTGTGTAAAAGGTAAAAATGTTCTTCGGAAAGAGCCCATGAGCAAAGATATTGGTGAAGATGATGTATTTTTCGTTAATGACAAATTCACTAATAAACTCTATAAGGTGAAGATAGGAACTGTAGTTGCACAAAAGGAAACAGAGCCTGAAAAACAGGAAACGAGGCAAAGAGTAGAGGAGGATAGGAAGCCACAGATTGAGGCTGCCATAGTGAGGATCATGAAATCGAGGAGGGTACTGGATCATAACAATCTTATTGCTGAGGTGACAAAGCAGTTGCAGTCTCGGTTCCTGGCCAATCCTGTAGAAATTAAAAAACGGATCGAGTCCCTTATTGAACGTGATTTCTTGGAGAGAGACAATGTGGATAGGAAGTTGTACCGATACCTTGCCTGA